DNA sequence from the Sulfurimonas sp. HSL3-7 genome:
CATCTTGCCCTCTTGCGGGAACGCAGGGATGTAGTCGCTCACCGCCGCAGCCATGAAGAGATAGGGCTCTTTCTGGATCAGGCGCAGCGCCTCGTCATTGACGAGTGAGGGTCTGCTCATCTTCCCTTTTTTGGCGATGCGGATCGAATCTTTAAGGTAGTCGTACATCTCATCGGAAGACGTAACGTGGATGGTGTGGATATTGAGAGGAAGGTTCTCATCAAAACGGGTAGCAATGAGGTTGACATCGGCCCCTTTCAAAAAGAGGGCGGCTGCAAGCGCCGAGGCCATTTTACCGCTGGAATAGTTGGAGATGTAGCGGACATCATCGATCTTTTCGATCGTGCCGCCGCCGGTCACCATGACCATACGGTCTTTCCAGAAACTCTCCTGCAGGAGTGTGCGTGCGCTGTACCAGAAGATATCGATCGGTTCCGCCATCGCACCGTCTCCGGTTGTCTGGCAGGCGAGTTCTTTGACCTGGGTGTCGACCACCTCGTAGTTCGAGACCTTCAGCATCTTGAGCGACCCCTGGGTGATAGGGTTTTGCAACATGTTGGTGTTGGCAGAGGGGGCAATAAGCTTGATGCCCGGGTAGGCAAGGGCGCACTGCAACAGCATATTGTCGGCGATGGCGTTGGCCAGTTTGGCAATGGTGTTGGCGGTACAGGGAGCGATGACAAAAAGGTCCGCCCACTGCGTTGTCTTGATGTGGTTATGGTCGTCCGCCCACGATTCGCTCGCTTCATCGAGCACCTTGTTGCGCGAAAGCGTTTCAAAACTCAGCGGTGCGACGAACTTCTTGGCCGATTCGCTCATGACCACTTTGACATCGGCACCCGCTTTGACAAAGAGACGGACCAGTTCCAGGGACTTGTAGACGGCGATCGAACCGGTCACACCCAGGAGGATCTTTTTGCCCGCTAAAAGATTTTCAGGAATGAGCATTAGTTTTCCTTGCCGAAAAATTTGTAAAAGAAGTTTTCAATCACTTTGAGTTTAGGGCGGCTGAGTACCAGGACACCGCTCTTGACACGGTCGCTTGCCAGGGTCGTACCGGCGCCGACCATTACATCGTCCTCGATGGTGCACGGTGCGATGATCTGGGTGTCGGAACCGACAAAAACATTTTTGCCGATAACGGTCTTATGTTTTCTGATGCCGTCATAGTTACAGGTGATGACGCCGGCGCCGATGTTGGTACCGCGGCCTACCTCTGCGTCGCCGATGTAGCTTAAATGGCCTGCCTTCACCCCGTCGAGCGTTGCTTTTTTGACCTCGACGAAGTTGCCGACATGCGTGTCGGTGAGATGCGAAAGCGGGCGCAGATGGCCCATCGGACCGATATCGGAGTTGACCATTGTTGAGTCTTCGACGACGGAGTGTGCCTTGATGTGAGAGCTTACGATCCTGGAGTTACCGCAGATGCGCGCGCCGTTCTCGACGATGCATTCGCCCTCAAACTCGACACCGGCTTCGATATAGATCGTATGTGGCAGTTGCATGATGATCCCCTCGTTCATCCATCTGTTGCGGATACGATCCTGCATGATCTCTTCGGCATTGGCAAGGTCGAGTTTTGAATTGACCCCTTTGAAGTGCTCTTCATCGACTTCGAGGGGTTCGATGTTGATCCCATCAGCCTTGGCCAGCGCGATGACGTCGGTAAGATAGTACTCTTTCTGCGCATTGTCGCTGGAAAGACGGGGGACATACTTCTCAAGGACACTGCGTTTGAAACTGTAGATGCCCGCATTGACGTAAGTGATGGCAAGTTCTTCCTGGGTGGCGTCTTTTTGTTCGACGATGCGTTCGACACCGTGTCTGCCGATGACGACGCGCCCGTAGCCCGAAGGATCGACAAGGTTGAAGATGGACATCACGATGTTGCTTTTGCTCTCGACAAACCCGTGCAGGGCATCGGCGGTGATCAGCGGCATGTCACCGTTAAGCACCAGCACCTTCTCATAACGCGGTTCGATCCCCATGACCGCACCGCCGGTTCCGGGAAAGTTCTCGGTATCCTGCTCGATGAAGGTGATATTGTCAAACTCGGAACTAATCGCTTCGGTCACGGCCTCTTTCTGATGGGCGACTACGACGATGACGTCATCGGTAAGCTCTAATGCGGCTTTAACGGAGTGATAGATCATCGGCTTGCCGCTGATGGTGTGCAATACCTTTGCCTTGGGCGATTTCATGCGGCTGCCTTTGCCGGCAGCGAGAATAACGATTGAAAGTTCTTGGTTCATCTAAGGTTCTTTGATTTTTTATTGCTATTTTACCGTAAGAAGATGGATTTGAGGTTAGAGTGCGCTTTTCGTAGGTAGGTGAGACGGTTTTTGTCAAGGAAGTCGGTGAATTCAACTTCTAAACGATAGTGAATTTGTATCCATTTTGGATTGTCGCAGATTCAACCTTTCTTCTCTGTCGCGCCAGAGAAGAAATCTTGAGGGAAAGAAGAGAGGCGCTCTATTTCTTTTGTGCGCATCAGCTGGTTTTCTATTGTATTATGTTTTTCTAACAAGTCAATGCGTTAGCAGAAGTAGCTTATCCTTTATGCGTCAGAAGATTAATTCCGGCAGCAGTGACGGAATGCCACCGGTAGACAAAACAAAGTTCGAGCAGTAATTTTTGGCCGAAGGATCTTGCACTTTCTTCTTTACCGTTAGCTTTCTGCTTTGTGCAAGCAAAGAAGAAAACTGACATAACCTCTATCAAATCTAATTTTAAATCTTAGTTGCGAATTTATAAAGTATTACAAATATAAAAGATGAGAATTTGTCGACAGATGAAGGCAACTCTAAATCAACTCGAACCGACAATCAGGCATAATGCCGTCATCAAAAACAGGTGAAGAAGATATGGATTGTAAACATTTTGGCGAATGCGGCAGCTGCCGCTTGTATGATGGCGGGTATGCGGCGCAGCACAAACTGAAATCAGATGGGATACATGATCTTTTCAAGGAGCTCTACAGCGGCGAGATCACCCCTTTCTTTTCGCCTGATAGCCACTACCGTGCCCGTGCCGAGTTCAAGGTATGGCATGTCGGCGATGATATCCGCTATGCGATGAACCCGCTGGAGCGCGGTGCAAAGATGGTGCTCATCGACGAGTGCCCGATGGTGATCGAGCCGATAGAGAAGCTGATGTGGCCGCTGCTGGAGAGCATCAAGGAGCTGGAGATGGGCTTCAAGCTCTTTGGGCTCGACTTTCTCAGCAGCTCCGAGGGGGAGATCGCCGTCTCCATGCTCTATCACCGCAAGCTCGATGAGGCGTGGCAGGAGCAGGCA
Encoded proteins:
- the glmU gene encoding bifunctional UDP-N-acetylglucosamine diphosphorylase/glucosamine-1-phosphate N-acetyltransferase GlmU; translated protein: MNQELSIVILAAGKGSRMKSPKAKVLHTISGKPMIYHSVKAALELTDDVIVVVAHQKEAVTEAISSEFDNITFIEQDTENFPGTGGAVMGIEPRYEKVLVLNGDMPLITADALHGFVESKSNIVMSIFNLVDPSGYGRVVIGRHGVERIVEQKDATQEELAITYVNAGIYSFKRSVLEKYVPRLSSDNAQKEYYLTDVIALAKADGINIEPLEVDEEHFKGVNSKLDLANAEEIMQDRIRNRWMNEGIIMQLPHTIYIEAGVEFEGECIVENGARICGNSRIVSSHIKAHSVVEDSTMVNSDIGPMGHLRPLSHLTDTHVGNFVEVKKATLDGVKAGHLSYIGDAEVGRGTNIGAGVITCNYDGIRKHKTVIGKNVFVGSDTQIIAPCTIEDDVMVGAGTTLASDRVKSGVLVLSRPKLKVIENFFYKFFGKEN
- the coaBC gene encoding bifunctional phosphopantothenoylcysteine decarboxylase/phosphopantothenate--cysteine ligase CoaBC — its product is MLIPENLLAGKKILLGVTGSIAVYKSLELVRLFVKAGADVKVVMSESAKKFVAPLSFETLSRNKVLDEASESWADDHNHIKTTQWADLFVIAPCTANTIAKLANAIADNMLLQCALAYPGIKLIAPSANTNMLQNPITQGSLKMLKVSNYEVVDTQVKELACQTTGDGAMAEPIDIFWYSARTLLQESFWKDRMVMVTGGGTIEKIDDVRYISNYSSGKMASALAAALFLKGADVNLIATRFDENLPLNIHTIHVTSSDEMYDYLKDSIRIAKKGKMSRPSLVNDEALRLIQKEPYLFMAAAVSDYIPAFPQEGKMKKRQIGESWNLELKQNIDLLATLDRSGVRTVAFKAEMDADDATKNASEMIGTKEVDAVCLNLLKDSSSFGTADNQIDFITAHGIESLPKMDKLSLSLAILDKAAAL